The genome window ACGTGCCGGGCTTGGTGGCGGCGGTGGAGCTGGTGAAGCCGACATTGCTGTCACTGACTTTACCGATGGCCGAGAACAGGCCGGCGATATCGCCAAAATTGGCGCCGATTGCCTTGTCGAGTTTGCTTGCATCCAAGGTCAGGCTGCCGTCTTTTTGAAACGCAATGCCTACCTGGCTTAAGTTGCTCAGTCCACCGTTCAGGCCGGTAATCGGCGCTCCCAATTGCCGGCGCAGCTGGCTCTGGATAGACTGGACCGTCGAGTCTCCCTGGAGGATGGCGCCGGTCTTGGTATCGGGGTTGTAGGCCGTCATCTTGTTGATGGCGGTATTCAGATCGTTGTAGGCCTTGACGAAGGCGGTGATGCTGCCCTTGACCGTCGAGGTATCTTTGGCTACCGATAAATTGGTCGTGCCGATCTTGGTAATGCCCAAGGTGACGCCTTCGATGGCCGTATCGACGCTGTTCGAGCTGCTGGTGATGGGAATGCCGTTGACGCTGAAGTTGGTGTTTTGCGCTGCGGTGTTCTGTTTCAGATTCTGTGTGCCGGAGGCGTCATAGGACAGCAAATCATTCAGGGCGCTGTCCGCCGGCTGTCCGTTGCTGCCGCTGAGCGTAATCTTCATCGCCGAATTGGCGCCCGTCTTGGTCGAGCTGAGCACCAGGTGATACGGCTTGTCCGTGCCGTCGGAAACGATGCTGGCGGTGACACCCAGGCTGGCGTTATTGATGGCGTCGCGGATGCCTTGCAAGCTGTTGTTGGTGGAATCGATCACCACCGACCCCGTTGCCTGCGTGCCATCCTGGGTGAAGCCCGTATTCATGTAGGCGCCGCCCGTGCCCGCCGTCAGCCCGGCTGCAGCGGGATTGCTGCCGGCGATGGTGATGGGGCTGGCATTGCCCGACGCCAGGGTGATCGAGCTGGCAAGCGTCACATTCGAGCCGTCGTTGGTGGCATTGGCGGCGTGGCCGATGCCGCCCATGACGCTGCCTGTGACCACTTCTTCAATGTTGAGGTTGGAGCCATCGGCGCGCGTAAACTGCAAGTTGCCGCCGGCTGCCGTGCCCGTGACGGTGATATTCGCCGCCGCCAGCGCGTTCGAGACGGCATTCGGACCGGCCAGTGTCGTATCGAGCGAGGCAGCAGTGATGCCGCCGCCTGCGGCGACGCCGTTACCCTGGGTCACGATATCGATACCGCCAACCGACAGCGTATAGGTGCCGTCCGCTCCGGTGGCGATATTGCCGAAACCGCTGAACATGCTGGCATTGCTGGCCGTCGGCTGGGCCGTGGCCGTCACGCCCGTGGTACTGCTCTTGGCGTTGATGGCGTCGGCCAGCGCGCGCGCGCTCTTGGTGCCGGCATCGGTCGGAATGGCCGTGCCGTTGATGTTCAAGGAGCCGTTGCTGATGCCCGTGAGCAGGGTGCCGCCGCTCAGAGCCGTGCCCGTTACGCCAAAGGTGCCGCCGGCCAGCGCGCCCAGCTGGAAGGAAACCGTGGTCTTGGCGCCACCGCCGATGGTCGACAGTTTGCTGGCCATGCCGCCGGACGTCAGCGTCTGCGCCTGGGCCAGCTGGGAAACGTTGATGTTGTAGCTGCCCGCCACGGCCTTGGCGCCGGCGCTGGCCGTCAGCACCAGCGGGTCCGATGGCGTGGCGCTGACGGCGCGGAAGTTATTCGAATTGGTCAGCGCGGAAAGCGAGCCCTGAAAGGCGCCGACGGAGCCGCTTAGCGTACCCATCGCGCTGAGCTTGGCCTGGTAGGACGCTGTTTTCTTGTCAAAAGTAGCCAGTGGCGCTGATTCGGCCGTCATCAGCTTGTCGATGATGGAGTTCACATCCAGGCCGCTGGCGCCGGCGCCGATGCCAACGGATGAGATTGTAGGGGTAATGGCCACGGCATGCTCCTAGGAAAACACTAATATAAGCTGTTATCGGCAGAATCAATCAGGACTTGAGAGGGGGATTTACCGCGTTGTTTTCAGCGGGAGCGAAAAACTAGCTAAGAGAGGGGGAATTGACTGCGCTTGCATACAAAATGCGGGGCCGGATAGCCAGGCTAGCAGGCCCCGCTGTGTTGCCTGCATATCTCTTGCCATGATGCCGCGCCTGCGAGGGCAAGCCCATGCTCACGCACTCTGGCTGATCAGGGAACCTTTGGCCGAGTCGAAGGTTTTGGCCAGCGCCAGGGCTTCCTTGGAGGGGATCTGACGCAAGACTTCCTTGGTTTCCTGATCGATCACTTTGACCACCGTGCGATGGCTGTCCTCATCGATGGAAAATTCCAGGCCCTGCGTCTTCATTTGCGAAGACTGGTTCAGTGCCGAGACGGCCTTGTCCAGTTGTTCGCGGCTGGGCTCTCGGCTGGCTTGCTGCGGCGTGACGGCGGCATTTTCCGTGGCGGTGCGCGCTGGCGCTGCCGCTCGTGCCGGTACTGTGTCGGTAGGGGCGTAACTCTTGTCAACTCTGGCCGCGGAGGCGGACGTAATCGCATCGATAGTCATGGTGCTCTCCTAGTGAAAATTCCCCTGCCGAAAAAATCCGGCAGGGGAACCTGAGTCCAGCGATGTTACGGGGCTAATTGACGATTAGCCGCGCAGCAGGCTCAGGACGCCGTTCGGCAGCGAGTTCGCTTGCGCCAGCATGGCTGTACCCGCTTGTTGCAGGATCTGGCCGCGCGTCAGGTTGGCTGTTTCCGAAGCAAAGTCGGTATCGACGATGCGGCTGCGCGATGCGGACAGGTTTTCCGTGGTCGATTGCAGGTTGGAAATCGCCGAGCTGAAGCGCGATTGCAAAGCACCGTACTGGGCGCGCTGGCTGTTCACCGAGGCCAGCGCGGCGTCGGTGATTTTCAGGGCGGTTTGCGCGCCGGCGAAGGAAGTGACATCCAGCGACGAAACCGATTGCAGCTTCGAGGTGCCGCTCAGGGCCAGGCCGGAACCTGCATCGGTGACCGAGAAACCGCCTGGCGAGTCGAAGGTCAGCGTGCCGTTGGCAAACGCGGTGGCGCCGGCGGCGGTGGCTGCGCCTGCTACCAGTGCGCCAGTGTTGCTGTAGCCTGAAGGCGTGAACGAGTTCGCGCCGCTGGCAGCCGCGCCATTGACGATGCTGATGTCATTGCCGGTCGAATTGGTCAGCTTCATGCCGCCTTTGACCGAATCGTACTGGGCGGTGACGCCGGTGTTGGCCGTTTGCGCATTGATGGCGTTGATGCCGGCGGCGTAGTCGCTGGCGGTAGAGCCGGTGCCGGTCACGGTGAAGGACATCGTCACGGCAGTCTGATTATCCGATTGGAGCGTGAACGATTGCGAGCCGGCGGCCATCGTCAAGTTCAGATCGGTAGTCGCGGTGGCGGTGACGCCGGTTTTGGCGGTCAGCGCATTGACGCCGGCAGCCACGGAGCGGGCCGTGTCGGTGGCCGTCGTGGTGTACGTTGCCAGGCCTGTCGAGCCCGCCACTGCGATGGCCTGGGCCGTGACCATTTTTGTTCCCGTGCCAGGTGCCACGCCGCTGCCTTGCACTTCGTTGTTGCCGTAAGTGCTGGTCAGGAAGTTGGCGCCACTGGCGGAAATGAGCTGGTTGGCGTTGGCGCCAACCTGGAAGTTGGCCGTGCCCATGGTGCCGTCCAGCAGTGCCTGGCCGTTGAACGAGGTGGTGGTGGCGATGCGGTTCAGTTCCGAACCCAGCTGACCTACCTCGGTTTGCAGCGCCTGGCGGTCGCTGGCCGAGTTGGTGGCGTTCGACGATTGCACGGCCAGTTCGCGGATACGTTGCAGGATGTCGCCCGAGCTCGACAGTGCGCCCTCAGCCGTTTGCGCCAGCGAGACGCCGTCGTTGGCATTGCGGGTGGCTTGGCTCATGCCGCGGATTTGCGACGTCATACGGTCGGAAATCGCCAGACCAGCAGCGTCATCCTTGGCGCTGTTGATGCGCAGGCCGGAGGACAGGCGTTGCAGCGAGGTGCTCAGGGCCGATTGCGAGGTCGACAGGTTGCGTTGTGCATTCAGGGACGAGATGTTGGTATTAATTACTGCAGCCATGATAATTCTCCAAACAGGTACTACATTGCGCTATGTGCTAGTCACTTTGGCCTGCCCCGCTGTTCCGGGACAATCAAGCCGCTGTTATTTAGGGTAACGGTTGCTGTGCGGGAAAATTTATGGCGAAAAGCGCTTTAAATTTTAATTTTCAGCCCTTCAGTTTGTGCCTGACCGCGCGCTAGACGGCATGATTTAAAGAAACTTGAGGGTAAAAATAGTTTTATTTTCATCTCGCGTGCATGCCGGCGAAGCGCAGGACGGGGAATAATTGTTATTGTTTTTATATGAAAAATGCCGTCCGGCCGGGTGGCGGGACGGCATGGCGTGCAGTGGGCCGTAGCTATTCCGCCACCACCACGCGGTTCTTGCCCGTCTGCTTGGCCTGGTACATGGCGCGGTCGGCGCGCTTGACCAGTTCGGCCTGGTCTTCGTTGGGCAGGCGCAGGGCCACACCGGCGGAAAAGGTGATCAGGACCTTTTCGTTGTCGTGCAGGAAGAAATGCCGGGTCAGCTCGCGCTGCAGGCGCGTCATCGTCGACGAGGCCGCCTCGACCGTGGTTTCCGGCAGCAGGATGAGGAATTCCTCGCCGCCGAAGCGGGCGATGACGTCCATCGAGCGCAGGGTTTCCTTGACGATTTTCACCAGGTGTTTCAGCGCGGCATCGCCGGCCAGGTGGCCATAGGTGTCGTTCAGGCGCTTGAAATCGTCCAGGTCCAGCATGGCGATGCACAGCGGCGTGCCGCGGCGGTCCGAGCGGGCCGTCTCGCGCTCGAACACATCGTCCAGACCACGGCGGGTCAGGCTGCCCGTCAGCTGGTCTTCCCGCACCAGTTCGCTCATATGCTGGAGCTTCGCTTCCAGCGTGTGGATGCGCTGTTCCGCATCCTGCACTTCCTGGCGCGCCAGCACCATTTTGTCGCGCGCGCGCAAGGCCTCGTTCTGCACCATGCGCGTTTCGCGCAAGACTTCGTCGAGGACGCTGTTCAATTCGCTGATATTTTCCGCCTGGCTGATCTTTTCCGAAT of Janthinobacterium sp. PAMC25594 contains these proteins:
- a CDS encoding flagellar protein FlaG, producing MTIDAITSASAARVDKSYAPTDTVPARAAAPARTATENAAVTPQQASREPSREQLDKAVSALNQSSQMKTQGLEFSIDEDSHRTVVKVIDQETKEVLRQIPSKEALALAKTFDSAKGSLISQSA
- a CDS encoding flagellin is translated as MAAVINTNISSLNAQRNLSTSQSALSTSLQRLSSGLRINSAKDDAAGLAISDRMTSQIRGMSQATRNANDGVSLAQTAEGALSSSGDILQRIRELAVQSSNATNSASDRQALQTEVGQLGSELNRIATTTSFNGQALLDGTMGTANFQVGANANQLISASGANFLTSTYGNNEVQGSGVAPGTGTKMVTAQAIAVAGSTGLATYTTTATDTARSVAAGVNALTAKTGVTATATTDLNLTMAAGSQSFTLQSDNQTAVTMSFTVTGTGSTASDYAAGINAINAQTANTGVTAQYDSVKGGMKLTNSTGNDISIVNGAAASGANSFTPSGYSNTGALVAGAATAAGATAFANGTLTFDSPGGFSVTDAGSGLALSGTSKLQSVSSLDVTSFAGAQTALKITDAALASVNSQRAQYGALQSRFSSAISNLQSTTENLSASRSRIVDTDFASETANLTRGQILQQAGTAMLAQANSLPNGVLSLLRG
- the fliD gene encoding flagellar filament capping protein FliD, encoding MAITPTISSVGIGAGASGLDVNSIIDKLMTAESAPLATFDKKTASYQAKLSAMGTLSGSVGAFQGSLSALTNSNNFRAVSATPSDPLVLTASAGAKAVAGSYNINVSQLAQAQTLTSGGMASKLSTIGGGAKTTVSFQLGALAGGTFGVTGTALSGGTLLTGISNGSLNINGTAIPTDAGTKSARALADAINAKSSTTGVTATAQPTASNASMFSGFGNIATGADGTYTLSVGGIDIVTQGNGVAAGGGITAASLDTTLAGPNAVSNALAAANITVTGTAAGGNLQFTRADGSNLNIEEVVTGSVMGGIGHAANATNDGSNVTLASSITLASGNASPITIAGSNPAAAGLTAGTGGAYMNTGFTQDGTQATGSVVIDSTNNSLQGIRDAINNASLGVTASIVSDGTDKPYHLVLSSTKTGANSAMKITLSGSNGQPADSALNDLLSYDASGTQNLKQNTAAQNTNFSVNGIPITSSSNSVDTAIEGVTLGITKIGTTNLSVAKDTSTVKGSITAFVKAYNDLNTAINKMTAYNPDTKTGAILQGDSTVQSIQSQLRRQLGAPITGLNGGLSNLSQVGIAFQKDGSLTLDASKLDKAIGANFGDIAGLFSAIGKVSDSNVGFTSSTAATKPGTYDLTITTMASQGSLTSDAVLPASTTIASDTTWNVTLNDTDPSAAKNTAKVTIPAGTYTAAQLASMVQSSINGVKAFSDIGSTVSASIDGTGKLVLASSRYGSVSNLALSNGTGSGIETLFGTAKPVKGTDVAGTLGGQPVTGSGQSLTGAPGSPADGLKIEVTGGVIGSRGTVSFSQGYAYQLNNLATSFLGTTGMITNKSKGINDSIKAVADQRDKFSAKLTDIEARYRTQYTRLDVSLNKLQGTQTYLTQQLAAIAANR